A stretch of Pseudobdellovibrionaceae bacterium DNA encodes these proteins:
- a CDS encoding murein L,D-transpeptidase catalytic domain family protein, whose product MKTTFSMLGRLGAALALVTTMVVSAAHANDNNDFSHLDPKGLVPNRALSQAVAYLKKNRNDFSNQRYMTIIDFTKPAMSKRLFLIDLNSGSVEARNTTHGSGSDPKRTGYARIFSNKNGSNASSLGFYRTLETYHSTKFKGTALRLQGLSSTNSNAHARAIVMHPAWYVTEGSNVGRSQGCPALDPRFSAAVIGKIKNGSLLYIWNGQ is encoded by the coding sequence ATGAAAACGACTTTCTCGATGCTGGGCCGCCTGGGAGCCGCTCTCGCACTTGTGACCACGATGGTTGTCTCGGCCGCACACGCCAACGACAATAACGACTTCAGCCACTTGGACCCGAAGGGACTCGTTCCCAATCGCGCGCTCAGCCAAGCGGTCGCCTACTTGAAGAAGAACCGCAACGACTTTTCGAACCAACGTTATATGACGATCATCGACTTCACGAAGCCGGCGATGTCGAAACGTTTGTTCCTGATCGACTTGAACTCCGGTTCGGTCGAAGCACGGAATACGACTCATGGTTCGGGTTCGGATCCGAAACGTACCGGTTACGCGCGCATCTTCAGCAATAAGAATGGATCGAATGCGTCCTCGCTCGGTTTCTACCGCACCCTCGAAACTTACCATTCGACGAAATTCAAAGGGACCGCACTGCGCCTGCAGGGTCTGTCTTCGACGAATTCGAACGCGCACGCGCGGGCGATCGTCATGCACCCCGCTTGGTACGTGACGGAAGGTTCGAACGTCGGTCGCAGCCAAGGCTGCCCCGCGCTGGATCCCCGCTTCTCGGCGGCGGTCATCGGCAAAATCAAAAACGGTTCGCTGCTTTACATTTGGAATGGTCAATAA
- a CDS encoding murein L,D-transpeptidase catalytic domain family protein yields MAFLRKVLLAVFVFGFAFSVANAKDYSHLDPGKVVPARALSQAVAYLKKYGSGFNNDDYMVVIDYRQHSSKKRFYLVNLRTGGVERYVTAHGSGSDRNNDGYADKFSNASGSNATSVGFFRTMGTYSGKWGYSLRLQGLSSTNSNAYSRAIVIHGASYVSQNGHAGRSWGCPALDLNVSASVITRIKNGALIYAWSGQ; encoded by the coding sequence ATGGCATTTCTACGCAAGGTCCTGCTCGCCGTTTTCGTCTTCGGCTTCGCTTTCTCGGTGGCCAACGCGAAAGACTATTCGCACCTCGATCCGGGCAAAGTCGTTCCCGCACGGGCGCTCAGCCAGGCCGTCGCTTACCTGAAAAAGTACGGCTCGGGTTTCAACAACGACGATTACATGGTCGTCATCGACTACCGCCAGCACTCCTCGAAAAAACGTTTCTACCTGGTCAACCTGCGCACCGGCGGCGTCGAACGTTACGTGACCGCCCACGGTTCGGGTTCGGATCGCAACAACGACGGCTACGCCGACAAGTTCTCGAACGCGAGCGGCTCGAACGCGACTTCGGTGGGATTTTTCCGCACGATGGGAACTTATTCGGGGAAGTGGGGCTACTCACTGCGCCTGCAGGGACTGTCGTCGACGAACTCGAACGCTTACTCACGCGCGATCGTGATTCATGGCGCGAGCTACGTTTCGCAAAATGGACACGCCGGTCGCAGCTGGGGTTGCCCGGCGCTGGATCTGAACGTCAGCGCCAGCGTGATCACCCGGATCAAGAACGGCGCGCTGATTTATGCTTGGTCGGGGCAGTAG
- a CDS encoding DoxX family protein codes for MLKVLFSATNAGESRKVSLAFLLLRVFVGVAMMAHGYKKIMNPFGWMGPDAAVPEIFQALAALSEFGGGLALVIGLLIPLSMLGMAITMAVAVYVHVQKGDGFVGGWELAGVYLAAAVFFLLAGPGRWSADAILRSKVK; via the coding sequence ATGTTGAAAGTTCTGTTCAGTGCCACGAATGCCGGGGAGTCCCGCAAAGTCTCGCTCGCCTTTCTGCTGCTGCGGGTGTTCGTCGGCGTCGCGATGATGGCTCATGGCTACAAGAAGATCATGAACCCCTTCGGCTGGATGGGGCCGGACGCCGCGGTTCCCGAGATTTTCCAAGCGCTCGCGGCGCTTTCGGAGTTCGGCGGAGGCTTGGCGTTGGTGATCGGTCTGCTGATTCCGCTTTCGATGCTGGGGATGGCGATCACCATGGCGGTCGCGGTTTACGTGCACGTGCAGAAGGGGGACGGTTTCGTCGGGGGCTGGGAGCTCGCGGGAGTGTATCTCGCCGCGGCGGTGTTCTTCTTGCTGGCCGGTCCCGGCCGCTGGTCGGCGGACGCGATCCTGCGCTCCAAAGTCAAATAG
- the gcvT gene encoding glycine cleavage system aminomethyltransferase GcvT, whose translation MTSAQPQRTPLAQAHEKLGGRMVDFAGWWMPVQYKGLKEEHANVRQNVGLFDVSHMGEVRFKGPNALPTLEWLTTNHVAKLQKGQAQYSLLPNFEGGLVDDIIIYCLEPNADYLVCVNAANKDKDFQWMTKNNKGAEITDESAQWGQIAVQGPKAMELLKRVLGADVDALKSFEVKPYEKWGGQLLFARTGYTGEQGGEIFVPAALTEKLWFELLEKGADLGVQPIGLGARDTLRTEMKYSLYGHEIDDTTNPFEAGLGWVVKPAAKDFIGKAPMVAVKEKGLKRQLIGFELTDKGIPRQGYKILSPDGQEIGVVTSGTLSPSTDKAIGIAYVAAPYAPLGSPLLVDIRGRSATAKVCETPFYKA comes from the coding sequence ATGACATCTGCTCAACCTCAACGCACTCCTTTGGCCCAAGCCCACGAGAAACTCGGCGGACGCATGGTCGATTTCGCCGGTTGGTGGATGCCCGTGCAGTACAAGGGCCTGAAAGAAGAGCACGCGAACGTCCGCCAGAACGTCGGCCTGTTCGACGTTTCGCATATGGGCGAAGTCCGCTTCAAAGGCCCCAATGCCCTCCCCACTTTGGAGTGGCTGACGACCAATCACGTGGCGAAGCTGCAAAAGGGCCAAGCCCAGTACTCGCTGCTGCCGAACTTCGAAGGCGGTTTGGTCGACGACATCATCATTTACTGCCTGGAGCCGAACGCCGACTACCTCGTCTGCGTGAACGCCGCGAACAAAGACAAAGACTTCCAGTGGATGACGAAAAACAACAAGGGCGCCGAAATCACCGACGAGTCCGCACAGTGGGGACAGATCGCGGTCCAAGGCCCGAAAGCGATGGAGCTTCTGAAGCGCGTTCTGGGCGCGGACGTGGACGCACTGAAATCCTTCGAGGTGAAACCCTACGAAAAGTGGGGCGGCCAGCTGCTTTTCGCGCGCACGGGCTACACCGGTGAACAGGGCGGCGAGATCTTCGTACCCGCGGCACTCACCGAAAAGCTCTGGTTCGAGCTTTTGGAAAAAGGCGCCGACCTGGGCGTGCAACCCATCGGTCTGGGCGCGCGCGATACTCTGCGCACCGAAATGAAGTACAGCCTGTACGGTCATGAAATCGACGATACGACCAATCCTTTCGAGGCGGGCCTCGGCTGGGTCGTGAAACCCGCGGCGAAAGACTTCATCGGCAAGGCGCCGATGGTCGCCGTGAAAGAAAAGGGTCTGAAACGCCAGCTCATCGGCTTTGAGCTGACCGACAAAGGGATTCCCCGCCAGGGCTACAAGATCTTGAGCCCCGATGGTCAAGAAATTGGCGTTGTGACCAGCGGAACCCTGTCCCCGAGCACCGACAAGGCCATCGGCATCGCTTATGTCGCGGCGCCTTACGCTCCCCTGGGAAGCCCCCTTCTGGTAGACATCAGGGGTCGTTCGGCCACGGCCAAGGTTTGCGAGACTCCGTTCTACAAGGCGTGA
- the gcvH gene encoding glycine cleavage system protein GcvH gives MAFHVPEDYYYTKDHEWAQVDENIVTVGITEFAQDSLGEVVYVELPEEGQKVTQNEPFGVIESVKAVSDLYAPVSGTVIEVNSALTDDPSVLNDNPMNDGWLIRIEMDSEKELANLMRAGDYKKLIAEANK, from the coding sequence ATGGCATTTCACGTTCCCGAAGATTACTACTACACCAAAGATCACGAGTGGGCACAGGTCGACGAAAACATCGTCACCGTCGGCATCACCGAATTCGCACAAGACTCGCTGGGTGAAGTGGTCTACGTCGAGCTCCCCGAAGAGGGGCAAAAAGTAACGCAGAACGAACCCTTCGGCGTCATCGAAAGCGTGAAAGCCGTCAGTGACCTCTACGCTCCCGTCTCGGGCACCGTCATCGAAGTCAACTCGGCCCTGACCGACGATCCGTCGGTCTTGAACGACAACCCGATGAACGACGGCTGGCTCATCCGCATCGAAATGGACAGCGAAAAAGAACTAGCGAACCTGATGCGCGCGGGCGACTACAAAAAACTCATCGCCGAAGCCAACAAGTGA
- a CDS encoding ATP-binding cassette domain-containing protein gives MFELKKISKSFRGPDGKSLPVLRQLSLEVKTGEIHGLIGLSGAGKSTALRIFNLLEKPEDGDVVIEGRALAPLKPRELREVRQKIGMIFQQFNLLSNKSVAENVALPLKIAGWPKEEIRARVEECLKLVGLLEKIESYPHQLSGGQKQRVAIARGIANHPQLLLADEPTSALDPITKRDVLECLQHINRTLGLTIIITTHEMNVIRKICHRVSILDAGTVGEVLEVQDHAIHPTSPIGKMLLEIA, from the coding sequence GTGTTTGAGTTAAAGAAGATCTCGAAATCGTTCCGCGGCCCCGACGGCAAAAGCCTGCCGGTCCTGCGCCAGCTCTCGCTCGAAGTGAAAACTGGCGAAATTCACGGACTGATCGGGCTTTCCGGCGCGGGAAAGTCGACCGCGCTGCGAATCTTCAACCTGCTCGAAAAACCCGAAGACGGAGACGTTGTGATCGAGGGCCGCGCGCTTGCGCCGCTCAAGCCCCGCGAACTGCGGGAGGTGCGGCAAAAAATCGGGATGATCTTCCAGCAGTTCAATTTGCTCTCGAACAAAAGTGTCGCGGAAAACGTGGCGCTCCCTTTGAAAATCGCGGGCTGGCCCAAAGAAGAAATCCGCGCGCGGGTGGAAGAATGCCTGAAGCTCGTCGGACTTCTTGAAAAAATCGAAAGCTATCCCCACCAGCTTTCCGGAGGACAAAAACAAAGGGTCGCCATCGCGCGCGGGATCGCGAATCACCCGCAGCTGCTGCTGGCGGACGAGCCGACCAGCGCGCTGGACCCGATCACCAAACGCGACGTCCTGGAATGCCTGCAACACATCAATCGCACGCTGGGCCTGACGATCATCATCACGACGCACGAAATGAACGTCATCCGCAAGATCTGCCACCGCGTTTCGATTCTGGACGCGGGCACGGTCGGCGAGGTGCTTGAGGTCCAAGATCACGCGATTCATCCGACCTCCCCCATCGGCAAAATGCTTTTGGAGATCGCATGA
- a CDS encoding ABC transporter permease, which translates to MSFEFGPELYQASLETLQMLSIGLSAALVFGGALGILLYLWRPDGLRPNRFLAFTVGGLINVIRSFPFVILLISIGPLTRAITGTTIGPVAASVPLAIAAIAYFARLVELALNEVPRGIIEAAVGMGASTPRIVFSVLIVEAKSALILGFTTLAVSFVSYSAAAGIVGGGGIGDLAIRYGYYRFQTDVMVVTVAGLILIVQLIQFTGNRVAARYNRK; encoded by the coding sequence ATGAGTTTCGAATTCGGACCCGAACTTTACCAAGCGAGTCTCGAGACTTTGCAGATGCTTTCGATCGGCCTGAGCGCCGCCCTCGTCTTCGGCGGCGCCCTCGGCATCTTGCTTTATCTCTGGCGACCGGACGGACTGCGCCCAAATCGTTTTCTGGCGTTCACGGTGGGGGGACTCATCAATGTGATCCGTTCCTTCCCCTTCGTGATTCTGCTGATTTCCATAGGTCCGCTGACCCGCGCGATCACGGGGACCACCATCGGTCCCGTCGCGGCGTCGGTCCCGCTCGCGATCGCGGCGATCGCCTATTTCGCGCGGCTGGTGGAGCTCGCTTTGAACGAAGTCCCGCGCGGGATCATCGAAGCCGCGGTGGGGATGGGGGCTTCGACCCCTCGGATCGTCTTTAGCGTCCTCATCGTCGAGGCGAAGTCCGCCTTGATTTTGGGGTTCACCACCTTGGCCGTGAGTTTCGTTTCGTACTCGGCCGCTGCGGGAATCGTGGGCGGCGGCGGGATCGGCGACCTGGCCATCCGCTACGGATATTACCGTTTTCAAACCGACGTCATGGTCGTGACCGTCGCGGGTTTGATCTTGATCGTCCAACTGATTCAATTCACCGGGAACCGCGTGGCGGCCCGCTACAATCGTAAATAG
- a CDS encoding trypsin-like peptidase domain-containing protein: MMFWKTFAVVLSLTPSAFASSYIMAAQAPKAERTRHQNAIDSTIPVHFPKQKCTGVFVGRTGELLTNLHCVEPCLQETPATLQTEKLTDSEVRLMRPTKEAIGHRCPLRFGKKLADGNAEILAIFGPGWIEPREALTLMALFAPEQVTELMSNGFEGRGDLVLVRLRTAATAAANQDARMTSPACAELSEDQRDPVPNVLGLAYPLLARKTDNPFAPLLTLGTTLMWTRGEMTADANTYDKNAEIGEAKDALKWMFPGGTLMSSIDGEKGASGSPVFDELDRVVAIVRSTWKAEGTNYIPWRTQAVDLRVHRSAITQALGANACR; encoded by the coding sequence ATGATGTTTTGGAAGACCTTCGCCGTCGTCTTGAGTCTGACCCCTTCCGCATTCGCGAGCTCTTACATCATGGCCGCGCAAGCGCCCAAAGCCGAACGCACGCGACACCAAAACGCCATCGACTCCACGATCCCCGTCCACTTCCCGAAACAAAAATGCACCGGCGTTTTCGTCGGCCGCACGGGCGAGCTGCTGACCAACCTGCACTGCGTGGAGCCCTGCCTGCAGGAAACGCCCGCAACGCTCCAGACCGAAAAGCTCACGGACAGCGAGGTTCGCCTCATGCGTCCCACGAAGGAAGCGATCGGGCACCGCTGCCCGCTTCGTTTTGGCAAAAAGCTCGCTGACGGCAATGCCGAGATCCTGGCGATCTTCGGCCCCGGCTGGATCGAGCCGCGCGAAGCGCTGACCTTGATGGCCCTGTTCGCGCCCGAACAGGTCACGGAATTGATGTCGAACGGTTTCGAAGGGCGCGGCGATCTCGTGCTGGTGCGCCTGCGGACCGCCGCCACCGCCGCCGCGAACCAGGACGCGCGGATGACGTCCCCGGCATGCGCGGAGCTTTCCGAGGACCAACGCGATCCCGTCCCGAACGTCCTGGGACTGGCGTACCCGCTGCTCGCGCGCAAGACGGACAATCCTTTCGCGCCGCTTTTGACTTTGGGCACGACGCTGATGTGGACCCGCGGTGAGATGACCGCCGACGCAAACACTTACGATAAAAACGCCGAGATCGGCGAAGCGAAAGACGCGCTCAAGTGGATGTTCCCCGGCGGAACTCTGATGAGTTCCATCGACGGGGAAAAGGGCGCGAGCGGCTCCCCGGTTTTCGACGAGCTCGACCGGGTCGTGGCCATCGTGCGCTCCACCTGGAAAGCCGAAGGCACGAACTACATTCCCTGGCGGACCCAAGCCGTGGATCTGCGGGTGCATCGTTCCGCGATCACCCAAGCCTTGGGCGCGAACGCCTGCCGCTAA
- a CDS encoding TMEM165/GDT1 family protein: MGDKTQLLAFVLATRFKRPVPVMMGILVATILNHLLAASVGVWISNQISPQTMAWVLAAAFLGFAIWVLIPDKEDDGEVSAKYGAFLTTLVVFFLAEMGDKTQLSTVALAAQTQSWFWVTIGTTAGMLVADGLAVIFGERVTRVIPMKWIHRFAALMFVSYAIWILLAASV; this comes from the coding sequence ATGGGCGACAAAACCCAGCTCTTGGCATTCGTCTTGGCGACGCGATTCAAGCGCCCGGTTCCCGTCATGATGGGCATTCTGGTCGCGACGATTCTGAACCACTTGCTGGCCGCAAGCGTCGGCGTGTGGATCAGCAATCAGATTTCGCCACAGACGATGGCGTGGGTTCTGGCCGCCGCCTTTTTGGGGTTCGCGATTTGGGTGCTGATTCCCGACAAAGAGGACGATGGCGAAGTTTCGGCCAAGTACGGCGCATTTCTGACGACCCTCGTGGTTTTCTTTTTGGCCGAGATGGGTGACAAAACCCAACTCTCCACGGTCGCCCTTGCGGCGCAAACCCAAAGCTGGTTCTGGGTCACGATCGGCACCACGGCCGGGATGCTCGTCGCGGACGGGTTGGCCGTCATTTTCGGTGAGCGTGTCACGCGCGTGATTCCGATGAAGTGGATCCACCGCTTTGCGGCCTTGATGTTCGTGAGCTACGCGATCTGGATTCTACTGGCCGCGTCTGTTTAG
- a CDS encoding ankyrin repeat domain-containing protein: MRKFVWLVLFLGGCATLAPKPEAELLLAAAAGDVEAVREAVARGTPVDSRNDDGLTALMTASFRDRAEVVEWLLQNGASVGAQDRDGQTALHMAVTGDALRAISKLYAAGGSMDPVDAAGVTPLMIAAQKTRTGPLTMLLDAKAQVDFVDANGWTALHFAASKGEPRLVAALAAAGARVDLRDKAGRTPLYLAVEDMNTPVAEILMKAGADPRVADAAGISAWTLAGRLQLPQMTRVLCARNELHKEARCRP, translated from the coding sequence ATGCGAAAATTCGTCTGGCTCGTTCTTTTTTTGGGGGGATGCGCGACCCTCGCACCGAAACCGGAGGCGGAACTTCTTCTTGCGGCGGCGGCGGGGGATGTCGAGGCCGTCCGTGAGGCCGTCGCGCGCGGGACGCCGGTCGACTCGCGCAACGACGATGGATTGACCGCGCTGATGACCGCGAGCTTCCGCGATCGCGCCGAAGTCGTCGAATGGCTTTTGCAAAACGGCGCGAGTGTCGGGGCCCAGGACCGTGATGGGCAAACGGCGCTGCACATGGCGGTGACCGGGGACGCCTTACGCGCGATTTCGAAATTGTATGCGGCGGGTGGCTCGATGGATCCCGTGGATGCCGCAGGGGTAACGCCTTTGATGATCGCCGCGCAGAAGACCCGGACCGGTCCGCTGACGATGTTGCTGGACGCGAAGGCGCAGGTCGACTTCGTGGACGCGAACGGTTGGACCGCTCTGCATTTCGCGGCCAGTAAAGGTGAGCCGCGCCTCGTGGCGGCGCTTGCGGCGGCGGGCGCGCGGGTGGACCTCCGCGATAAAGCGGGCCGGACGCCCCTCTATCTCGCCGTGGAGGACATGAATACACCGGTCGCGGAGATCTTGATGAAGGCGGGCGCCGATCCGCGCGTGGCCGATGCCGCCGGAATCAGCGCCTGGACGTTGGCGGGCCGTCTGCAACTCCCCCAAATGACCCGTGTGCTTTGCGCCCGCAATGAGCTCCATAAGGAAGCGCGATGTCGCCCTTAG
- a CDS encoding DUF4423 domain-containing protein: MAQTTPVFYAHTCYKAALKETVKDLKKKRPTLTLAKIAERLPVQATFLSKALNDEKAHLNEDHLFKMGQMLELLPEEIDYLFLLRSQAVATSPERREFLQKRIEKTRKEKILSVDSENQSNARLAEEMSYLLNPYCMLVHVALFIEAYEKNPRKLMTPLGLTEAKLKEYLLTLEKNEFLVLGKDPFQIKEVKTRYPHYGPDHPLMRLHQQVVKTHLIQRLGSTNEADKESFFVTFTGDDDTFQKVKKRFREFMQDVQKLSFDGDSRHVFQMSFDFAKYF; this comes from the coding sequence ATGGCGCAAACGACTCCGGTTTTCTACGCCCACACCTGTTATAAGGCCGCGCTCAAAGAGACGGTCAAAGACCTCAAGAAGAAACGGCCCACGCTGACGCTCGCGAAGATCGCCGAACGCCTGCCCGTACAGGCGACCTTTCTGTCCAAAGCGCTGAACGACGAAAAGGCGCACCTGAACGAAGACCATCTCTTCAAGATGGGCCAGATGCTGGAGCTTCTGCCGGAAGAAATCGACTACCTTTTCCTGCTGCGCTCACAAGCGGTGGCCACCAGCCCCGAGCGGCGCGAGTTCCTGCAGAAGCGCATCGAGAAAACGCGCAAAGAAAAAATCCTGAGCGTCGACAGCGAAAACCAAAGTAACGCCCGGCTCGCCGAAGAAATGTCCTATCTGCTGAACCCCTACTGCATGCTCGTTCACGTCGCGCTTTTCATCGAGGCTTACGAGAAAAATCCGCGCAAATTGATGACCCCGCTCGGCCTGACCGAAGCGAAACTCAAAGAGTATCTGCTGACGCTCGAAAAGAACGAATTCCTCGTGCTGGGCAAAGACCCGTTCCAGATCAAAGAGGTGAAAACCCGCTATCCGCACTACGGCCCGGACCATCCTTTGATGCGGCTCCATCAGCAGGTGGTGAAGACGCATCTGATCCAGCGCCTGGGCTCGACGAACGAGGCCGACAAGGAAAGCTTCTTCGTGACCTTCACGGGGGACGACGACACATTCCAGAAAGTCAAAAAAAGATTCCGCGAGTTCATGCAGGACGTGCAGAAGCTGAGCTTTGACGGGGACTCGCGGCACGTCTTCCAGATGAGTTTCGACTTCGCGAAGTATTTCTAG